The Epinephelus lanceolatus isolate andai-2023 chromosome 11, ASM4190304v1, whole genome shotgun sequence genome window below encodes:
- the LOC117264793 gene encoding uncharacterized protein LOC117264793 isoform X1, whose product MGESSICQVRATVMMYDDGNKRWVPAGSDSPSFSRVQIYHNPAANTFRVVGRKMQADQQVVINCPIIKGIKYNQATPNFHQWRDPKHVWGLNFGSKEDATLFANSMTHALEALSAPAGTGPAQNGPSAQELEQQKRLEKQRQEQQEKERLEKARQASAAMSAPAAPAAPPAPPAAPPAPPAPPAPPAPPPPPCPPPSSGSCPPAPPPPPAGGGGGPPPPPPPPPPGGGGGGGGGGGGGGRGGGGGGGGGANDLAAALAGAKLRKTVKDEGGAGAPPPKPAPSSGGGGGGCLMGEMSAILARRRKAADNPAEKKVEPPSQDSDSSTSQFSGPAAEIGGKPKEKFSTMPRPKSLTNNQKDSSPSSSTSPSSNFTTNPVSRMKVVKKNSDGAGSDIDMEKIKQEIIEDVKKELQKVKEEIITALIQELQSAKG is encoded by the exons ATGGG TGAGTCCAGTATCTGCCAAGTGAGGGCGACAGTCATGATGTATGATGACGGTAACAAACGTTGGGTGCCGGCGGGATCTGACAGTCCTTCCTTCAGCCGCGTCCAGATCTATCACAACCCTGCAGCCAACACCTTCAGAGTGGTGGGCCGCAAAATGCAGGCCGACCAGCAG GTGGTGATCAACTGTCCCATTATCAAAGGGATAAAGTATAATCAAGCCACACCAAACTTCCACCAGTGGCGGGATCCCAAGCACGTGTGGGGGCTGAACTTCGGCAGTAAAGAAGATGCTACTCTTTTTGCCAACTCCATGACGCATGCATTAGAGGCTCTCAGTGCACCAGCAGGCACAG GCCCGGCTCAGAATGGACCCTCTGCCCAGGAGCTGGAACAACAGAAAAG ACTGGAGAAACAGAGGCAGGAACAGCAGGAGAAGGAGCGTCTGGAGAAAGCCAGGCAGGCCTCTGCTGCCATGTCTGcccctgctgcccctgctgctcctcctgccCCGCCAGCCGCTCCACCTGCTCCACCTGCTCCACCTGCTCCACCGGCACCCCCACCACCTCCATGCCCACCACCTTCCTCAGGATCGTGCCCACCTgcacctccaccacctccagctgggggtgggggtggacctccacctccgcctccacctccaccacctgggggtggaggtgggggcgGAGGTGGGGGCGGAGGTGGAGGCAGGGGCGGAGGCGGTGGCGGAGGCGGAGGTGCAAATGATCTTGCTGCAGCTCTAGCAGGAGCCAAACTACGTAAAACAGTCAAG GATGAGGGAGGAGCAGGAGCCCCACCCCCCAAACCCGCACCCTCAtctggtggaggtggaggaggttgtCTCATGGGAGAAATGAGTGCCATCCTTGCTAGAAG GAGGAAAGCTGCTGATAATCCTGCTGAGAAAAAGGTGGAACCTCCCAGT CAGGATTCTGACTCTTCAACATCACAATTCTCAGGACCAGCAG CAGAGATCGGTGGAAAACCTAAGGAAAAATTTTCCACTATGCCAAG GCCCAAATCCTTAACCAACAATCAAAAGGACTCCAGCCCCAGCTCCTCCACATCTCCCTCCTCTAACTTCACCACTAACCCAGTGTCCAG aATGAAGGTGGTAAAAAAGAACTCCGATGGTGCGGGAAGTGATATTGATATGGAAAAAATCAAACAG GAAATTATTGAAGA
- the LOC117264793 gene encoding uncharacterized protein LOC117264793 isoform X3, which yields MGESSICQVRATVMMYDDGNKRWVPAGSDSPSFSRVQIYHNPAANTFRVVGRKMQADQQVVINCPIIKGIKYNQATPNFHQWRDPKHVWGLNFGSKEDATLFANSMTHALEALSAPAGTGPAQNGPSAQELEQQKRLEKQRQEQQEKERLEKARQASAAMSAPAAPAAPPAPPAAPPAPPAPPAPPAPPPPPCPPPSSGSCPPAPPPPPAGGGGGPPPPPPPPPPGGGGGGGGGGGGGGRGGGGGGGGGANDLAAALAGAKLRKTVKDEGGAGAPPPKPAPSSGGGGGGCLMGEMSAILARRRKAADNPAEKKVEPPSDSDSSTSQFSGPAAEIGGKPKEKFSTMPRPKSLTNNQKDSSPSSSTSPSSNFTTNPVSRMKVVKKNSDGAGSDIDMEKIKQEIIEDVKKELQKVKEEIITALIQELQSAKG from the exons ATGGG TGAGTCCAGTATCTGCCAAGTGAGGGCGACAGTCATGATGTATGATGACGGTAACAAACGTTGGGTGCCGGCGGGATCTGACAGTCCTTCCTTCAGCCGCGTCCAGATCTATCACAACCCTGCAGCCAACACCTTCAGAGTGGTGGGCCGCAAAATGCAGGCCGACCAGCAG GTGGTGATCAACTGTCCCATTATCAAAGGGATAAAGTATAATCAAGCCACACCAAACTTCCACCAGTGGCGGGATCCCAAGCACGTGTGGGGGCTGAACTTCGGCAGTAAAGAAGATGCTACTCTTTTTGCCAACTCCATGACGCATGCATTAGAGGCTCTCAGTGCACCAGCAGGCACAG GCCCGGCTCAGAATGGACCCTCTGCCCAGGAGCTGGAACAACAGAAAAG ACTGGAGAAACAGAGGCAGGAACAGCAGGAGAAGGAGCGTCTGGAGAAAGCCAGGCAGGCCTCTGCTGCCATGTCTGcccctgctgcccctgctgctcctcctgccCCGCCAGCCGCTCCACCTGCTCCACCTGCTCCACCTGCTCCACCGGCACCCCCACCACCTCCATGCCCACCACCTTCCTCAGGATCGTGCCCACCTgcacctccaccacctccagctgggggtgggggtggacctccacctccgcctccacctccaccacctgggggtggaggtgggggcgGAGGTGGGGGCGGAGGTGGAGGCAGGGGCGGAGGCGGTGGCGGAGGCGGAGGTGCAAATGATCTTGCTGCAGCTCTAGCAGGAGCCAAACTACGTAAAACAGTCAAG GATGAGGGAGGAGCAGGAGCCCCACCCCCCAAACCCGCACCCTCAtctggtggaggtggaggaggttgtCTCATGGGAGAAATGAGTGCCATCCTTGCTAGAAG GAGGAAAGCTGCTGATAATCCTGCTGAGAAAAAGGTGGAACCTCCCAGT GATTCTGACTCTTCAACATCACAATTCTCAGGACCAGCAG CAGAGATCGGTGGAAAACCTAAGGAAAAATTTTCCACTATGCCAAG GCCCAAATCCTTAACCAACAATCAAAAGGACTCCAGCCCCAGCTCCTCCACATCTCCCTCCTCTAACTTCACCACTAACCCAGTGTCCAG aATGAAGGTGGTAAAAAAGAACTCCGATGGTGCGGGAAGTGATATTGATATGGAAAAAATCAAACAG GAAATTATTGAAGA
- the LOC117264793 gene encoding uncharacterized protein LOC117264793 isoform X9 has translation MGESSICQVRATVMMYDDGNKRWVPAGSDSPSFSRVQIYHNPAANTFRVVGRKMQADQQVVINCPIIKGIKYNQATPNFHQWRDPKHVWGLNFGSKEDATLFANSMTHALEALSAPAGTGPAQNGPSAQELEQQKRLEKQRQEQQEKERLEKARQASAAMSAPAAPAAPPAPPAAPPAPPAPPAPPAPPPPPCPPPSSGSCPPAPPPPPAGGGGGPPPPPPPPPPGGGGGGGGGGGGGGRGGGGGGGGGANDLAAALAGAKLRKTVKDEGGAGAPPPKPAPSSGGGGGGCLMGEMSAILARRRKAADNPAEKKVEPPSQDSDSSTSQFSGPAAEIGGKPKEKFSTMPRMKVVKKNSDGAGSDIDMEKIKQEIIEDVKKELQKVKEEIITALIQELQSAKG, from the exons ATGGG TGAGTCCAGTATCTGCCAAGTGAGGGCGACAGTCATGATGTATGATGACGGTAACAAACGTTGGGTGCCGGCGGGATCTGACAGTCCTTCCTTCAGCCGCGTCCAGATCTATCACAACCCTGCAGCCAACACCTTCAGAGTGGTGGGCCGCAAAATGCAGGCCGACCAGCAG GTGGTGATCAACTGTCCCATTATCAAAGGGATAAAGTATAATCAAGCCACACCAAACTTCCACCAGTGGCGGGATCCCAAGCACGTGTGGGGGCTGAACTTCGGCAGTAAAGAAGATGCTACTCTTTTTGCCAACTCCATGACGCATGCATTAGAGGCTCTCAGTGCACCAGCAGGCACAG GCCCGGCTCAGAATGGACCCTCTGCCCAGGAGCTGGAACAACAGAAAAG ACTGGAGAAACAGAGGCAGGAACAGCAGGAGAAGGAGCGTCTGGAGAAAGCCAGGCAGGCCTCTGCTGCCATGTCTGcccctgctgcccctgctgctcctcctgccCCGCCAGCCGCTCCACCTGCTCCACCTGCTCCACCTGCTCCACCGGCACCCCCACCACCTCCATGCCCACCACCTTCCTCAGGATCGTGCCCACCTgcacctccaccacctccagctgggggtgggggtggacctccacctccgcctccacctccaccacctgggggtggaggtgggggcgGAGGTGGGGGCGGAGGTGGAGGCAGGGGCGGAGGCGGTGGCGGAGGCGGAGGTGCAAATGATCTTGCTGCAGCTCTAGCAGGAGCCAAACTACGTAAAACAGTCAAG GATGAGGGAGGAGCAGGAGCCCCACCCCCCAAACCCGCACCCTCAtctggtggaggtggaggaggttgtCTCATGGGAGAAATGAGTGCCATCCTTGCTAGAAG GAGGAAAGCTGCTGATAATCCTGCTGAGAAAAAGGTGGAACCTCCCAGT CAGGATTCTGACTCTTCAACATCACAATTCTCAGGACCAGCAG CAGAGATCGGTGGAAAACCTAAGGAAAAATTTTCCACTATGCCAAG aATGAAGGTGGTAAAAAAGAACTCCGATGGTGCGGGAAGTGATATTGATATGGAAAAAATCAAACAG GAAATTATTGAAGA